The Macadamia integrifolia cultivar HAES 741 chromosome 4, SCU_Mint_v3, whole genome shotgun sequence genome contains the following window.
ATGTCAAAAGAGCATCAACTTGGCATTCAGAGTGCTTAAGTACAGCTCTCTTACTCTTCAATCAAAATTCTAAGCAATTAATGAATTCAAATAATGGACCTATAGAAAATACTGTTAATCTAGTAAAAGGAAGGTAGATAACTCATTTTTCCAGATGTTAAGATAGTCTGATAGGATACGTATCAAGAATTCTACATATGGAAGCAATTCAGAGAACTGTCATATAGTTAATGACATGAATTCCTTAACAAGGGAGCTTTGTGAATGGCTTTCATGTTTCAGATCATTGTAGACTGGGTTTCTATTTTGACAACATGAAAAACTTCATTAAGATTGTCAGACAGGTGGTTTTAACGATCCTACTGACCTTCAGTTCTCTTTCCTATTGTCTTTTGAGTGTTGTGTTACTTTACCCGTCAAAGTTTTAACCCAACTAATTGGGTTTTGCCACACAAATTTACCTGTCACTCTATTTGGCCTCAGATTTTGTGTTATACACACCAAGGAGGAAATATTCAGAACTGGAGAATTTTTGGTGGAACAGATCTGGAGATTGGCATAAAAATATAAGGTTGATGGAAGAGCTTCATTCTCCTACTATGTTCATTCATGTGGGTAAACCGTCTTTTAACCCTCCAAGTTGGTaagaaagaaaccaaaatttgcatatgatgacatgatagtgcAGAAGTTTGACCTAGATAAAGTCTATAAGAGTTGGATAAGGATTCTAGGTTCAATATCCAGGCCTGGAGAGGACCTTCTAATTATTAATCCGACCAAGTTTTGAAAAAAAGCCAGAGTCAGCCCATACAGAAAGCAGCAAAAGACATTAACTAGTCTTAGAAGATAGTGGAGCGGCTGGCGTGGGATGACCCTAGGTGGAGACATTTGAGTAGCTGTTGAATACAGCCATGACTCTCATAGAGACGTGCTTCAATAACTATGCTTGCCTTCTTTTATCCTAAATTCTTGGAATACATTTGAAGTTAGCATCATTGCTAAGAAAAGTAAGGGTTGAAATTAGCTTTCAACACACATATATGGCCAAAATATTTGATTGATAGATATATTTACAACAAAGATAACTAGTTGGATCTGGCATCCACTTGGGTAGGCAATAGTCAAGAAGGTCTTCTGTCTTATTATCTCTTACTAATTATCTAATAGTTCTCACTTCCCATTCAAGCAAAAACTTTCAGATCCTTAAAATGATTGGTATGTTGACTCTTTGCTGAAGGGCATTATTTTCGGGTTGTGTCTTATGTGGGAAACTATTAACTAGCAGATGTAGCAGCCTCAGCTTGCTTTGGCCAATGGCTGATTACGCAACTTGTGGCAACCGCGTCTAACTTTCCTCTTGGCCTGTAGTGgtgatttctttcttttgaaacAATAAAGCAATTCTATCCAGCTTTTTACCATGGCACCCTAAATTGTTCTAACTTGGAAACAgttgaagtatttttttttttggtacaaaacAGTTGAAGTATTGACTTTACAGAAATGACACTTTTCAGCCATCTTCCATGAAATTGCCATCACCTTCCAGTGCATTCTAGGCCAAGTTTCCCACTGTGTCAAATATTTTGTTAATATATGTTTTGATGCTTTAAAATTCTTCAAAAAGGCAAGAGTTTTGCAGCTTTAATATAAATTTTGTGGAAATATTAATGCTGACTAAATGGGTATCGGTGTGGAGCAGATATTCAGTGATTTCCTGCACAAGGAGTATGGAGGCCCTGGAACGTTATTGGTGGAACCTTTCACAGATATGCTAGTTGCTCTTAAGGAGAAGAAGCTGCCAGGAGCACCTGTGGCTGCACGGGCTGCACTTTTATGGGCTCAAAACTATGTCGAtcaggactgggaagtctggaACTCCCAACATCCTAAATGATATTTCGTGTTTGTTTACTTCAGTTTCCACAGGCCGGCGTATTGGGTAAAAGGCATAGAGAGAACCAGACGTTCATGATGCTGACCTTTAATCTGAAGACAAATCTAAAATTCATCTGTAAAAGTAGCGATTACAACTTTGGATGCCAAGGCAAGGCTCTTCATCTTTATACAAAGGGTTTGTATTACTCAATTGTGTCAGTTTCGATGTGGGAGTTTGGGATCACTTGGCATGCTTACCCATTACCCTCCTACACAGATGTACTGTACTTATTTCCAAGGTTTGGGTTGAGGGCAGTCCATTGCTCTGGTTGCTGACCGCAGTCATTTGAGATGGAGGGAGGAAAGATTTTGATATATCATCCATCAGCGTTCAGCTTGCGCGGCCTCGGAGATGCTCTGTAATGAGGGGCGCCACGGTCTTGACCTTGTTGAAGCTGATGGTGCTGAAGGGATCCTTGGTCGGTGTCTCTCATGTTTTACCACCTGAAATTTATGACATGATTCATAAATGAATATTCATAATGGAAATTGATAGTTTCACTGTCACTTGTAAatgttttttctctcttctactcTTTTAGCTGATCTCCCAAGTTGGGAAAACTTAGCAGCGACTCTGAACTGAAGCCCTGTGTTTAAAGCCTTTGTGGCTGTGTTCTGGCCTTCTGGGTGATGTGTGAAGTCTGGTTGATTATGCTCCCACCCAAACCACATAGTGATTGGGTGGGATTTGTGAATAAGCAAGCTACCCCCCTTTTTGCAGAGCTGCACGGGGTAGTAGGAATGATTGGTGAGAATGAGGAAGTACAATAATAGcgatcaaagaagaagagaccTCACCTGAACCTGATTGGGCTTGTCCAAGTGGGTGCTTATTGACTCAGTCTCACATGCCGAGGAACTGTGCTGGTTTGGCTTCAGCCTGAGTGACTTATCAGCTGATTCGGTGGCGttgtccttcttcttctttgcacaCTTCCTCGCCCATAGTCCTTTCATAACCTCTGTAATAAGCCCAGCAAcggaagaaaaacagaaatggaGGATGAGTAACAGAACAGGTATAGTAGTATTGGAATTGTAATGCAACAAATAACTAATAAATGTGATTATTTATGAAAGAGCTTAGTAacagagaagaagggaaggagaggaggaggatgGTGAGAAAAAAGGAACCTTGGGAAGTGACGAGGCGGTAAGCTTGGCCAAGAACGAGAGTATCGGTAGGTCGGAGTACTTTAACGCGGGTGATGCGAACctcgttgttgttgtttgtggtggtggtggtgtggcGCTGCTGCTGGGGGTGGTGTTGTTGGTCCTTCTCCTTTTGCTTGTCGTCCTTGTTGTGGGTATGGTGGGAGGAGTCGGGAGGGAGGCAGAGGGTGAGGACGAGAGCCACATAGTGACCTGGGTTTGTTCTCATGACCTCGCTGGCGCTCATTGGCCAATAATACCTCTCCACCTTCCCACCTGGATGCTGTATCACCAAGGTCGCCGTATCTACTGCCTGGCAATTCCCCATTCTAGATTCACCAAAATCTatagagaaaggaggagaaggagaagaagaagaagaagaagataaaacaGACAGAATCTTGGTTGCAGAAGGCAGTCGTCAACTACACAAGACAAGAGAGAGGAAGCAGAGGCCAAGTAGAGTCAGAGAAGGAACCCAAAGCGAGAGGAGGAGAGAGCAAGTGGGGGAGGTCCACTGGGCACAATGCCACAGGCCGTTCCTTGCTGATAACGCAAACACTAATATTAGCAACCGCTACTATTTTCGTCTACCTCCTACTAttccacacaacacaacacaacacaacagCTGCTTACATTAATAGAACTCCTTCTCCTCCTTAACTTTGTAAACTTTgataatatatattaattattgaTTACACCAATGGGGTAGCACCGCTTCTTAGATGCTGCTATTTTTGCCACGTGGCTTCATCACACGAGGACTGACTCAGATCCTATGGTAGAAGAGGTTGGTGCTGTCTTCACCTCTTTGTGCTTTGCGTCTCGTGGAATTGAGCCTTGGGTGGGTCCCCTGTAGACTGTAGTAGGGTACTCCGCTCTCTGCCCTGTCTCTGTCTCTGCCTATACCTTTGcagaaacagaaagaaagaaatgaaagaaagggAATAACGTTTCTTATCGCTTACCCTCTTCCTACCCGAGTGACTGCGTGAGATTCCGTGTTTCAAAATAATTGACAGGGGAAACCCACTACCCTGACCCACCCACCAACACACACATCTAGACCGTCCACCTACATGGGCCCTTGTCCCTACATCAGACGATCACACACAGACCAAAAAATCAATCAAGATGAATTGATGCCTTTGACCCACTTCCCTACTTTCTTTGCACCATCAGAATACATCATTAACAATGCAATCACGCATATAAAGCAAGgcattaaaaatgaaaaagctATGGATGGACCAGATTGGGAGTGACTCttattaaaaaccaaaaagaaatgcTAATCAAAGGGCTCTTCACAAATCTCCTAAAGATTTGGGGTTGCCCCACCTACACTTCTTCCATCTCATTATCTCAtcaaataatagaagaaaaaaagaattagtCCTTCTCTGTAGATTCCCTCTAAAGTTGTGGTGGCTTTATAGTTTATACACCTAAACATTAAAATCTTCTAAGTGCTTGTACCTCCAAAACttttaaaactaaaaccaaCTTAAAATTCTTATCCCCCAATCTTATCTTGGTTTACCAGAGTTTTATATACAGATAAAGGTTCCAACTTCTTTTTAAAGCTTTTCAAAGTCCAATGCAATGGAAGTAAAACTCAAACTGGCTTGGTATTGGTATTAAGAAATCGTCATGATCTTCTCAAGATGCTTCTATAATTCACACATATCcaacttcttaatttatttttagcAAGTTTTGTATAGAAAGTGGTGACCTCTGCTTTTGTGTAAACTACATAGTATGATGTGGAACAGACCGTAAGAATCCCTTTTCTGATCAAAAGGAATAACAAAAAGATTAAAAGGAATAAGAAAAGAGTTAAATCAAATCCTCTCTCCCCTTCCCCAACAAAAGAAATTTTTCTTCTCGACTAATTTTAGGCTGTTTGCAAGCCTCACAGGTGAACATTTACTATTAAATAAAGTGAGATAACCCATGAAATACTAATTAAGGGACTAACTCAAAAACTTAAGCTATCGCCTTGATGAACTCAATAGTATATGAAGACACATCCAAATCCCAGATACAGTGTAGAACTATAACTCAAGAAATCTCAAATATCTCTACATTTTAACctctcattttttatattatattaatcTAATTAAGGTAGATCAGACAATAATCTGCACAAAGATAGTCAAAAAAGATCATTGACTGCTGTTAATCTGTGGTCCTCTGTAAGTATTTGACTTACAGAGCCAAAAAATTGCTTCTTTAGCTCACATGTGTTTAAGTCCTCAATTAATGTCAGGTTCTGTTCTGCAGCCATGTGAACTGTTGGGGATCTTGGGTTTACAAATCAAATAGATTACTTGGCTGTTCAAAGATGACCAGCTGGAGACGACAGCCACTGATATTAAATGATGAACTTAAGCTTCTTATGGTTAAGATGTAAACATCCTTCAATATTTAAATCAAAGATCTTGGTTTTATATGGTTAGGACAGTACTTGAATTGATACAAGTAGGTATTATTAAACTCACTTTCTTCATAAATTGTAGGGTATAGGGACTGCATTTATTGATCCCAATTGTCGATTTCTTAGATTTAATATTCTCACCCACTAAACCCACCAAGCAAAGAGCTTAGTATTATGGCAGATTGGTATTGAGAGAGAAATAACATTCTTGTCTAGTGAAGATGTCACCTTCAAGTAGCATGTTTCACATTCTTCCCCCATAATACAAAGCACAAACAAGATTACTCTTCAAAGGGGACCATTTGAATAGTGTTATGAAGAGATTGCTGatatgaaaagtaaaaaaagaaaagaaaacaatgagaaaaaaCAGAGGACTTGGAGCTGAAACCAGTAAAAGGGGAACACAAAAGAACAGAAAGTGATATAATTCTAGACATgttcaatgaaaaaaatatactttTATGTTCATTGCTTTGTTTTCATCAGGCAGCTTCAATCAAACTGACTTGACCAGAGCCAAAAGTTCATCCCCTCTGCACTATAAAAGTGCTCCACAATATCATACAACTCCAGTAATCTCTTTCTAGCAACTAATTCACATATATATTAATCAACCTGCTTTGGAATTCAAAGCCATatggagtgtttttttttttttttttttaaaggttaaATGGCCTATTGCTTTTCAATGTATTTCATACATTCTGCTTGGTTGGTACATATCCCATCCTTCTACTTCTTGagacaaaaaaacaaaataagaccCCACTAAAGCCACTTTTAAAGTTTTTACCTTTATATATGGGCGGCCAGCTGGGTAGTGGTGTTAAGAGTGGTTTGAATTCTCTGCCAATATGATTTATTTTGGCTGGAGATTCTTCCATTCTCTCACCAATTATTAGTTTTCCATTTTGGCTGACATGTAAAATTTAGAAACTCTTCtgtaaaagagaagaaggaaatagAATAAAACCAAGAATGAAAGATACCAAAACACaaagggaaggggaggggatTAAGCCTAGTAAgtaactcaaaaccctaaaaaagcaAATAGAAATAAGTTACCTTCTTGTAAAATAACTTCTCTTTCAGAATCGGGATGGGATTGATTCTCGTTGATTCCGATTTCGATTGGCACAGGATCAGTTGAAACCCtacaaatttggaaaatttttttttttttggagggttaTTACCTTAAAAATTGGAATCATGAATAAGAAataaagactttttttttctttcaaaatttatgatttcttaaagtttttcatatatgaatttaagatttttttgttacaaaaggtaaatttcattgattttctgctattttctgatcaaaagaagaaaatagtgACAAAAAATATAATTCAAACATGAAACCAAGCGATTCCACTTTCCTAATGTGATGCTTACTTGGATGGGAAAAATagaattccaaaattttcattgtGCATTTTTCATGGGTTTTGCTTTCCCGGGATTTTTCTTCCCAGCAAATGTACATAAAGTGAAACTTTCTTTTCtatcttaccaaaaataaaacaaataaataaataaataaactttctTTTCTGTTACATGCTTTTCCTTGTCAGAATTCCCCTTTCTCCatcaaacaaaaaccaaaacttTGTGGATTCTGTTCATCTATTTATGAACGGTTGAACCATATCAAGCCTTTGGATTTGTTATGATTATTCATTCTTCCTTTAGTTATCTAAGTGTACTTGTATTGCAATGATTCAAAAAAATCCCATGCAATACATTTGATAAGGATCGTCTGGAAGTAGTGGATCAAAGAGGAGGCCTAATTGCATATGATGTTGATCAAATAATTGTTGTACAGAGCATTTCTCAGCTGCAGTGATTCCCACTTAGTGGAGTTTTAAATCTTTCTTCAAGGGTAACATCCAAGAGAATGGTCACTTCATGTCTTCTTGTTTAAAGTCCTCACTTGCTAGTTAATTATTGCAGCGTCTACAAGTGCCAAAACAGCTATATTGGCGAGTAGAAAAGAAGATGTTAGAAAATCCATTTGAAGATACCATGGTTTTTTTCCCTTCCATGATTGGGGTACAATGTTATGTATTCCGTTATTTGCATTTATAGGTTGATTCTGGAGGGCCATAGGGCTTGAGATCTCACAGTTCAATGAATTGGCCTTCCTTATGTGTTATCTTTGTTATTGGGGTCTCAACAAACTGAGGGCATGAAGGGTTTGGTGGCATCAGCCTCGAGAAAATATTTTATGGTTATATGGataaattttcttataaaatgttACTATGATTTTGTAGTGAGTTTTCTCCGTAATCTGAGAGAGGCATGAGGACGAGTGACTCTAAcactattctccattgatagtaaaacagatctcatctcaccatcaACATAGGAATTCTTTCTTAATCACGTAAATTGATGTTTTGctttgtgtgattgtttgtttgtgaTTAAAAGGCATTTTCATTGCACAAGGTTCCTACCACTACGGGATCTGAGAAAGGTCATAATGTATATAATTTTACCCTCACTTTGCGGAGAGACTATTTTATAACTCAATCGGTGATCACTTAATCACAATGAATAACCTTATCAGTTACCATTGCATCAAGGTCCACCCTCCAAAAGAACTAAATAAAATTGATAGTTTCAAATCTCCAGCAtttcctacccaaaaaaatctCCAGCATTGAGTGAGGTGGGAAGTCCATGACATTTCAAAATTTCTATAATGGAAGAAGTTGTGTATCTTCATAAATCACATCTGATCCAACCTGACTGGAATCAGATGGTGAATTCCAATTCTTAGAACAATGCAAGT
Protein-coding sequences here:
- the LOC122077348 gene encoding uncharacterized protein LOC122077348 isoform X1 produces the protein MGNCQAVDTATLVIQHPGGKVERYYWPMSASEVMRTNPGHYVALVLTLCLPPDSSHHTHNKDDKQKEKDQQHHPQQQRHTTTTTNNNNEVRITRVKVLRPTDTLVLGQAYRLVTSQEVMKGLWARKCAKKKKDNATESADKSLRLKPNQHSSSACETESISTHLDKPNQVQLCKKGGSLLIHKSHPITMWFGWEHNQPDFTHHPEGQNTATKALNTGLQFRVAAKFSQLGRSAKRVEERKNIYK
- the LOC122077348 gene encoding uncharacterized protein LOC122077348 isoform X2 — encoded protein: MGNCQAVDTATLVIQHPGGKVERYYWPMSASEVMRTNPGHYVALVLTLCLPPDSSHHTHNKDDKQKEKDQQHHPQQQRHTTTTTNNNNEVRITRVKVLRPTDTLVLGQAYRLVTSQEVMKGLWARKCAKKKKDNATESADKSLRLKPNQHSSSACETESISTHLDKPNQVQVVKHERHRPRIPSAPSASTRSRPWRPSLQSISEAAQAER